From the genome of Halobellus litoreus, one region includes:
- the lonB gene encoding ATP-dependent protease LonB has protein sequence MSNDTEADENAPEEGGGVTDEVPESPPSDGGDGVTDGVADEPSDGPVGPDERGDVPGSQNGHSDGAVEGTIDDLGSDVEVDAEVAEDVDEDDLLGGLKIDSTSEIDVPDRLVDQVIGQEHARDVVMKAAKQRRHVMMIGSPGTGKSMLAKAMSELLPPEELQDVLVYHNPDDGNNPKVRTVPAGKGEQIVEAHKEEARKRNQMRSFLMWIIIAIVIGYSFIIAGQILLGILAAGVIYLAFRYGSRGGDAMVPNLIVNNAETTTAPFEDATGAHAGALLGDVRHDPFQSGGMETPSHDRVEPGAIHKANKGVLFIDEINTLDIRSQQHLMTAIQEGEFHITGQSERSSGAMVQTEPVPTDFIMIAAGNLDAMENMHPALRSRIKGYGYEVYMDDTIEDTPEMRRKYARFVAQEVAKDGRLPEYSAEAIEEVILEARRRAGRKGHLTLKLRNLGGLVRVAGDIARSDDADFVTRDHVLQAKGRSRSIEQQLADDYIERRKDYELQVSEGYEVGRVNGLAVMGEDSGIMLPVMAEVTPSQGPGEVIATGQLKEMAQESVSNVSAIIKKFSDENISEMDIHIQFVQAGQQGVDGDSASITVATAVISALENMGVDQSLAMTGSLSVRGDVLPVGGVTHKIEAAAKSGCDRVIIPAANLQDVMIEEEYEEMVEIIPVSHISEVLDIALEGEPEKDSLVDRLKSITGSALSQGEGVSGPSSPSPQ, from the coding sequence ATGAGTAACGACACGGAAGCCGACGAGAACGCCCCCGAAGAGGGGGGCGGCGTCACCGACGAGGTGCCAGAGTCGCCGCCGTCAGACGGCGGTGACGGGGTCACCGACGGCGTCGCCGACGAACCGTCCGACGGTCCCGTCGGGCCCGACGAGCGCGGCGACGTACCCGGGAGCCAGAACGGCCACTCGGATGGGGCCGTCGAGGGAACCATCGACGACCTCGGGAGCGACGTGGAAGTCGACGCCGAGGTCGCAGAGGACGTCGACGAGGACGACCTCCTCGGCGGACTCAAGATCGACTCCACCAGCGAGATCGACGTCCCGGATCGACTCGTCGATCAGGTCATCGGCCAGGAGCACGCCCGCGACGTAGTGATGAAGGCCGCCAAGCAGCGGCGGCACGTGATGATGATCGGCTCGCCCGGGACGGGCAAGTCGATGCTGGCGAAGGCGATGTCCGAACTCCTGCCCCCGGAGGAACTCCAGGACGTCCTCGTCTATCACAACCCCGACGACGGGAACAACCCCAAGGTGCGGACCGTTCCCGCCGGGAAGGGCGAACAGATCGTCGAGGCCCACAAGGAGGAGGCGAGAAAGCGCAACCAGATGCGCTCGTTCCTCATGTGGATCATCATCGCCATCGTCATCGGCTACTCGTTCATCATCGCCGGGCAGATCCTGCTCGGCATCCTCGCAGCCGGTGTCATCTACCTCGCCTTCCGCTACGGCTCTCGCGGCGGCGACGCGATGGTGCCGAACCTCATCGTCAACAACGCCGAGACGACGACGGCCCCGTTCGAGGACGCGACCGGCGCACACGCCGGCGCGCTGCTCGGCGACGTCCGTCACGACCCGTTCCAGTCCGGCGGGATGGAGACGCCGAGCCACGACCGCGTCGAGCCCGGCGCGATCCACAAGGCGAACAAGGGCGTGCTGTTCATCGACGAGATCAACACGCTCGACATCCGCAGCCAGCAGCACCTGATGACGGCGATCCAGGAGGGCGAGTTCCACATCACGGGCCAGTCCGAGCGCTCCTCGGGCGCGATGGTCCAGACCGAGCCCGTCCCGACTGACTTCATCATGATCGCCGCGGGGAACCTCGACGCGATGGAGAACATGCACCCCGCCCTGCGCTCGCGGATCAAGGGCTACGGGTACGAGGTGTACATGGACGACACCATCGAGGACACCCCCGAGATGCGCCGGAAGTACGCCCGCTTCGTGGCCCAGGAGGTCGCGAAGGACGGTCGGCTGCCGGAGTACTCCGCGGAGGCCATCGAGGAGGTCATCCTCGAGGCGCGGCGTCGCGCCGGTCGCAAGGGCCACCTGACGCTCAAGCTCCGGAACCTGGGCGGTCTGGTCCGCGTCGCGGGCGACATCGCCCGCTCGGACGACGCCGACTTCGTCACGCGCGATCACGTGCTGCAGGCGAAGGGCCGCAGCCGCTCGATCGAGCAGCAGCTCGCCGACGACTACATCGAGCGCCGGAAGGACTACGAGCTCCAGGTCTCGGAGGGCTACGAGGTCGGCCGCGTCAACGGCCTCGCCGTGATGGGCGAGGACTCGGGGATCATGCTCCCCGTGATGGCCGAGGTCACCCCCTCGCAGGGGCCCGGTGAGGTCATCGCCACCGGACAGTTGAAGGAGATGGCCCAGGAGTCGGTCTCGAACGTCTCGGCGATCATCAAGAAGTTCTCCGACGAGAACATCTCGGAGATGGACATCCACATCCAGTTCGTCCAGGCGGGCCAACAGGGCGTCGACGGCGACTCCGCCTCGATCACGGTCGCGACCGCGGTGATCTCCGCGCTCGAGAACATGGGCGTGGACCAGTCGCTGGCGATGACCGGCTCGCTGTCGGTCCGCGGCGACGTGCTCCCGGTCGGCGGGGTCACCCACAAGATCGAGGCCGCCGCCAAGTCCGGCTGCGACCGGGTCATCATCCCCGCGGCGAACCTCCAGGACGTGATGATCGAAGAGGAGTACGAGGAGATGGTCGAGATCATTCCAGTCTCACACATCAGCGAGGTCCTCGACATCGCCCTCGAGGGCGAACCCGAGAAGGACTCGCTCGTCGACCGCCTCAAGAGCATCACCGGGTCGGCGCTGTCACAGGGCGAGGGCGTCTCCGGACCGTCCAGTCCGAGCCCGCAGTAA
- a CDS encoding CPBP family intramembrane glutamic endopeptidase, producing MLLLAGAWYAEIPAWAFGVAAETVTLGGVALGAGLGLALYAANEAGAAAGARFGLGEGDRLRSALAPDSAVGWAALLFVVLPVIAGFEELLFRGALVGVLAAGYDVSPWVLALLSSVAFGVGHGAQGRIGILVTGALGFVLAAAFVATGSLLVVFVAHYLVNALEFVVHEGLDVEWPRETA from the coding sequence GTGCTGTTGCTCGCCGGGGCGTGGTACGCCGAAATTCCGGCGTGGGCGTTCGGCGTCGCCGCCGAGACGGTCACGCTCGGGGGCGTCGCGCTCGGCGCGGGCCTCGGGCTCGCGCTCTACGCCGCCAACGAGGCCGGTGCGGCCGCGGGAGCGCGGTTCGGCCTCGGCGAGGGCGACCGACTGCGGAGCGCGCTCGCCCCCGACTCCGCGGTCGGGTGGGCCGCGCTGCTGTTCGTCGTCCTACCCGTGATCGCCGGGTTCGAGGAGTTGCTGTTCCGCGGCGCGCTCGTCGGCGTTCTCGCGGCCGGCTACGACGTCTCGCCGTGGGTCTTGGCGCTCCTGTCTTCGGTCGCGTTCGGCGTCGGCCACGGCGCGCAGGGGCGGATCGGAATCCTCGTCACCGGCGCGCTCGGGTTCGTTCTCGCGGCGGCGTTCGTCGCGACTGGGAGCCTGCTCGTCGTCTTCGTCGCCCACTACCTCGTGAACGCGCTGGAGTTCGTCGTCCACGAGGGCCTGGACGTCGAGTGGCCGCGCGAGACGGCGTGA
- a CDS encoding MGMT family protein: MDVGIFARESERLGRAVEIGIASGRVVGVSFPETVPADAGAEHPVLDRVFAYLDGEADHLADVEIGLTVPTEHRRVLEAARNVPHGETVSLDRVIRMAGLDPDESADVETARTALAENPVPLVVPDHRVRDAPGGAPASVAERLREIESE, translated from the coding sequence ATGGACGTCGGGATCTTCGCCCGCGAGTCGGAGCGACTGGGTCGAGCGGTCGAGATCGGCATCGCGAGCGGCCGCGTCGTCGGCGTGTCGTTCCCCGAGACCGTCCCGGCCGATGCAGGTGCGGAGCATCCGGTTCTCGACCGCGTCTTCGCCTACCTCGACGGCGAGGCCGACCACCTCGCCGACGTCGAGATCGGACTCACGGTGCCCACGGAGCACCGCCGTGTGCTGGAGGCCGCGCGGAACGTTCCCCACGGCGAGACGGTGTCGCTCGACCGCGTGATCCGAATGGCCGGTCTCGACCCCGACGAGTCCGCGGACGTCGAAACCGCCCGCACCGCGCTCGCGGAGAACCCGGTGCCGCTCGTGGTTCCGGACCACCGCGTCCGCGACGCGCCGGGCGGTGCACCGGCGTCGGTGGCGGAGCGCCTGCGGGAGATCGAATCCGAGTGA
- a CDS encoding PAS domain S-box protein codes for MTSFEFPSAVDDAREFLDFAQVLVVALDADGRIEFVNRETCSVLGYEEDELVGRDWFEACIPASVSDEVRATFDRVMSGAVEPDPAETYENPVLTKDGDERVVEWRNTPLRDDDGEIAGTLSSGRDVTRRKTQTRALSRNRRRYRTLVEQFPNGLVTLFDEDLRYRIVGGDGFDRVERSPSDLEGERLQNAFGPEHVSDLEPRYRRALAGEPSVTEQTLDGRVFRIRVVPVYDGGEVVAGMTMSQDVTEQRETERELEATKRRYRTLLAAAPNPIFVADAETGEIVEANEAAADLYGRPRAEIVGLHQSDLHPDDDAAAYRDVFERHVEHGGTMRQLPDGSQLYLDPADGERVPVEIDVSTVELDDTTVIYGIFRDITAQLAYERSLAGLNRAAQELFEARTTQAIDERIVETVTEVLDIPLVVAYRFDDVDGVLRPTECHAPGGIDGLPSDLGDVGPDGGPLWDAFVTGETGVENDVGADGSLLDGETPIRSQLVVPIENHGVVAVGDVRSDRFDGRTVDLVEILMATAESALERTEREQELQRREHKLELRTRQLERAEAINTQIRSVARAIVDSETRSEIDEAVCSHLVEADPIAFAWIGGVDPVDEAVEPRAWAGSNERYLEQFDGSLTDAETAEPAVRAVQNHERVIVSNTAREVTNAPWRRSALESGFQSAMSVPLLYRGSLQGVFTVYATASAAFDETLREVLSELGDLVAHALVSIDRKQALLSTQLIELEFDITDRSCFFLRFPRDVGCRIELEGTITQSDDSTLVFARVHDADPETLLDRAEQAPEVRNARLIESNEGSVIQIRFTSQFIGSYLAEHGITLRDITADGGGCRVTATIPTSYDVRRAVDAVTTRYADSTLRAKRDRTSDGTSRTFSRDVLDRLTPRQQEVLELAYHSGYFDSPKGSTGSDLSDVLDISSSAFHAHVRRAERKLLDATFEHADET; via the coding sequence ATGACCTCATTCGAGTTTCCGTCCGCCGTCGACGACGCCCGTGAATTCTTGGATTTCGCACAGGTACTGGTGGTGGCTCTCGACGCCGACGGCCGCATCGAATTCGTGAACCGCGAGACGTGCTCGGTGCTCGGCTACGAGGAGGACGAACTGGTCGGGCGGGACTGGTTCGAGGCCTGCATTCCCGCGTCCGTCAGCGACGAGGTCCGTGCGACGTTCGATCGAGTGATGTCGGGCGCGGTCGAGCCCGACCCGGCCGAGACGTACGAGAATCCGGTGCTGACGAAAGACGGCGACGAACGCGTCGTCGAGTGGCGAAACACGCCCCTCCGGGACGACGACGGCGAGATCGCCGGCACGCTGAGTTCGGGTCGGGACGTCACGCGCCGGAAGACGCAGACGCGCGCGCTGTCGCGGAACCGGCGTCGCTATCGGACGCTCGTCGAACAGTTCCCGAACGGGCTGGTCACGCTCTTCGACGAGGACCTCCGCTACCGAATCGTCGGCGGCGACGGCTTCGACCGGGTCGAACGCTCGCCGTCGGACCTCGAGGGCGAACGCCTCCAAAACGCGTTCGGTCCCGAGCACGTCAGCGACCTGGAACCGCGCTACCGCCGGGCGCTGGCGGGCGAACCGAGCGTGACCGAGCAGACGCTCGACGGGCGGGTCTTCCGAATCCGCGTCGTCCCGGTTTACGACGGCGGCGAGGTCGTCGCCGGAATGACGATGTCGCAGGACGTCACCGAGCAGCGTGAGACCGAACGCGAACTCGAGGCCACGAAGCGGCGCTACCGGACGTTACTGGCGGCGGCACCGAATCCGATCTTCGTCGCCGACGCGGAGACGGGCGAGATCGTCGAGGCGAACGAGGCCGCCGCGGACCTCTACGGCCGGCCCCGAGCGGAGATCGTCGGTCTCCACCAGTCCGACCTCCACCCCGACGACGACGCCGCCGCGTACCGCGACGTGTTCGAGCGCCACGTCGAGCACGGCGGCACGATGCGACAGCTCCCCGACGGGTCGCAGCTCTATCTGGACCCTGCGGACGGTGAGCGTGTCCCGGTCGAAATCGACGTCTCCACCGTCGAACTCGACGATACCACGGTCATCTACGGGATATTCCGCGATATCACGGCGCAACTCGCGTACGAACGGTCCCTGGCCGGCCTCAACCGCGCGGCCCAGGAGCTGTTCGAGGCGCGGACGACCCAGGCGATCGACGAACGGATCGTCGAGACCGTCACCGAAGTCCTCGACATCCCGCTCGTCGTCGCGTACCGCTTCGACGACGTCGACGGCGTCCTCCGCCCGACCGAGTGTCACGCTCCCGGTGGGATCGACGGACTCCCGAGTGACCTCGGCGACGTCGGTCCCGACGGCGGACCGCTCTGGGACGCGTTCGTCACCGGCGAAACGGGCGTCGAAAACGACGTCGGCGCGGACGGAAGCCTCCTCGACGGCGAGACGCCGATCCGGAGTCAGTTGGTCGTCCCGATCGAGAACCACGGCGTCGTGGCCGTCGGCGACGTTCGATCCGACCGGTTCGACGGGCGAACCGTCGATCTGGTGGAGATTCTGATGGCGACCGCCGAGTCGGCGCTCGAACGGACCGAGCGGGAGCAGGAACTCCAGCGACGCGAGCACAAACTTGAGTTGCGGACCCGCCAACTGGAGCGCGCCGAAGCCATCAACACGCAGATCCGGAGCGTCGCCCGCGCGATCGTCGATTCGGAGACGCGCAGCGAGATCGACGAGGCGGTCTGTTCGCACCTGGTCGAGGCCGACCCGATCGCGTTCGCGTGGATCGGCGGCGTCGACCCCGTCGACGAGGCGGTCGAACCGCGGGCCTGGGCGGGGTCGAACGAGCGGTACCTCGAACAGTTCGACGGGTCGCTCACGGACGCTGAGACGGCCGAACCGGCCGTTCGAGCGGTCCAGAACCACGAGCGGGTGATCGTCTCGAACACGGCCCGGGAGGTGACGAACGCGCCGTGGCGGCGGTCAGCCCTCGAGAGCGGATTCCAGTCGGCGATGAGCGTTCCGCTCCTCTACCGAGGCTCGCTTCAGGGCGTATTCACCGTCTACGCCACGGCGTCCGCCGCGTTCGACGAGACGCTTCGGGAGGTCCTGTCCGAACTCGGAGACCTCGTCGCGCACGCGCTCGTGTCGATCGACCGCAAGCAGGCGTTGCTCTCGACTCAGCTGATCGAACTGGAGTTCGATATCACCGACCGCTCGTGTTTCTTCCTGCGGTTCCCGCGGGACGTCGGCTGCCGGATCGAACTCGAGGGAACGATCACCCAGTCCGACGATTCGACGCTGGTCTTCGCCCGGGTCCACGACGCCGACCCGGAGACGCTCCTGGACCGTGCCGAGCAGGCCCCGGAGGTTCGGAACGCTCGGTTGATCGAGAGCAACGAGGGCTCGGTCATCCAGATCCGGTTCACCAGCCAGTTCATCGGCTCGTACCTCGCGGAGCACGGCATCACGCTCCGGGACATCACCGCCGACGGCGGGGGGTGTCGCGTCACGGCTACCATTCCGACCTCCTACGACGTCCGGCGTGCGGTCGACGCCGTCACCACTCGCTACGCCGACTCCACGCTGCGCGCCAAGCGCGATCGGACCTCGGACGGGACCTCACGGACGTTCAGCCGCGACGTCCTCGACCGGCTCACGCCGCGACAGCAGGAGGTGCTCGAACTCGCGTACCACAGCGGGTACTTCGACTCGCCGAAGGGATCGACGGGGAGCGACCTGTCGGACGTTCTCGACATCTCGAGTTCGGCGTTCCACGCGCACGTCCGGAGGGCCGAGCGGAAACTGCTGGACGCCACGTTCGAGCACGCCGACGAGACGTAG
- a CDS encoding response regulator has protein sequence MRRTVGEIDTFQRSDATLVLHVDDEPSLTSVVADYLEALDDEMRVISAQSADVGLERLSAEPIDCVVSDYDMPGKDGLEFLEAVRERYPNLPFLLFTGHGSEEVASRAIKADVTDYLRKDGSESYELLHARVRNAVSHTRAEHRARLARDQLHDIFEHINGFLAVDDDWTVTYWNEWLARRTGYDPVDTVGEPLWEAYPEIADTDVQAVLEHVRSSGETVERELFLDAEDAWIELHAYPVSVGLFIQLRDITQKRERIRELERRNQRLESVARTLSHDLQNPMNVAEGRLELVEETGELSHLEDVARAHNQMQNLINELLRLARAEDIDATEVDFREVVDEAWSYSDTGEMELEADIEAGTLVLADAGQFQRLFENLFENAHGHGDAATVWVGRLDGGFYVADDGSGIPATDEDLFESGVTTAAEGTGYGLAIVQQIAHEHDWEVEMSDSVAGGVRFEVTGVTFR, from the coding sequence ATGAGACGGACCGTTGGGGAAATTGACACGTTCCAGCGGTCTGATGCGACGCTGGTCCTGCACGTCGACGACGAGCCCTCCCTGACTTCGGTCGTCGCGGACTACCTCGAGGCCCTCGACGACGAAATGAGGGTCATCTCCGCCCAGAGCGCCGACGTGGGTTTGGAACGCCTCTCGGCGGAACCGATCGACTGCGTGGTCAGCGACTACGATATGCCCGGGAAGGACGGCCTCGAATTCCTGGAGGCGGTCCGCGAACGCTACCCGAACCTGCCGTTCCTCCTCTTCACCGGGCACGGGAGCGAGGAGGTCGCCTCGCGGGCGATCAAGGCCGACGTCACCGACTACCTCCGGAAGGACGGATCCGAGAGCTACGAACTGCTGCACGCCCGCGTCCGCAACGCGGTGTCGCACACCCGTGCGGAGCACCGGGCGCGGCTCGCGCGCGACCAGCTCCACGACATTTTCGAACACATCAACGGCTTCCTGGCGGTCGACGACGACTGGACCGTGACGTACTGGAACGAGTGGTTGGCTCGGCGCACCGGCTACGACCCCGTCGACACCGTCGGCGAACCGCTCTGGGAGGCCTATCCCGAGATCGCCGATACCGACGTCCAGGCGGTGCTCGAACACGTCCGCTCGTCCGGCGAGACCGTCGAGCGGGAGCTGTTCCTGGATGCCGAGGACGCCTGGATCGAACTCCACGCCTACCCGGTCTCCGTCGGGTTGTTCATTCAGCTCCGGGACATCACGCAGAAGCGCGAGCGGATCCGCGAGTTGGAACGCCGGAACCAACGCCTCGAATCGGTCGCTCGGACCCTCTCACACGACCTCCAGAACCCGATGAACGTCGCCGAGGGACGGCTGGAACTGGTCGAAGAGACCGGCGAGCTATCCCATCTGGAAGACGTGGCCCGCGCGCACAACCAGATGCAGAACCTCATCAACGAGCTGCTCCGACTGGCGCGCGCGGAGGACATCGACGCGACCGAGGTGGACTTCCGAGAGGTCGTCGACGAAGCGTGGTCGTACTCGGACACCGGGGAGATGGAACTGGAGGCCGATATCGAGGCGGGCACGCTCGTGTTGGCCGACGCCGGCCAGTTCCAGCGGCTCTTCGAGAACCTCTTCGAGAACGCGCACGGACACGGCGACGCCGCCACCGTCTGGGTCGGCCGCCTCGACGGGGGGTTCTACGTGGCTGACGACGGCAGCGGGATCCCAGCCACCGACGAGGACCTCTTCGAGTCCGGGGTCACGACGGCCGCGGAGGGAACGGGGTACGGACTGGCGATCGTCCAGCAGATCGCCCACGAGCACGACTGGGAGGTCGAGATGTCGGACTCGGTCGCCGGCGGCGTGCGCTTCGAGGTCACGGGCGTTACGTTCCGCTGA
- the trpC gene encoding indole-3-glycerol phosphate synthase: MNASEDKLAPAVRSILATARERSGGERRLDVDARSFPDAVAATAAAGRVPVVAEVKPTSPTTEGERTDDPVELATEMVDGGATALSVLTEPEHFGGSAENLRRVRDAVDVPVLRKDFVVREAQLDAIESDLLLLIARFLDEEGTDSLATLYEAARERGFQPLVEVHTRAELERALDVGAEIIGVNNRDLGKLEVDLGTFERLAPHVPEEVTLLAESGITSVGDVRRMRAAGADALLIGTAIMDGDVEANTERLTTVDAARASRAGGDASEATRTSTEPTDTTPRNTESTQ, from the coding sequence ATGAACGCTAGTGAGGACAAACTTGCTCCGGCGGTGCGGTCGATACTCGCGACGGCGCGGGAGCGTTCCGGCGGTGAGCGACGACTCGACGTCGACGCCCGGTCCTTCCCCGATGCGGTCGCAGCGACGGCGGCAGCTGGACGCGTCCCCGTCGTGGCCGAGGTCAAGCCGACGAGCCCGACGACCGAGGGCGAACGGACCGACGACCCCGTAGAACTCGCCACGGAGATGGTCGACGGCGGCGCGACGGCGCTGTCTGTGCTGACCGAACCCGAGCACTTCGGGGGCTCGGCGGAGAACCTGCGTCGCGTCCGCGACGCCGTCGACGTCCCGGTACTCCGGAAGGACTTCGTCGTGCGCGAGGCGCAACTCGACGCCATCGAGTCGGACCTTCTCCTGCTGATCGCGCGCTTCCTCGACGAGGAGGGGACGGACTCGCTCGCGACGCTGTACGAGGCGGCCCGCGAGCGCGGCTTTCAGCCGCTCGTCGAAGTACACACACGCGCGGAGCTGGAGCGCGCCCTCGACGTCGGCGCGGAGATTATCGGCGTGAACAACCGCGATCTGGGGAAGTTGGAGGTCGACCTCGGTACCTTCGAGCGGCTCGCACCGCACGTTCCCGAGGAGGTGACGCTCCTCGCCGAGAGCGGGATCACGAGCGTCGGAGACGTCCGCCGGATGCGCGCGGCGGGCGCGGACGCGCTCCTGATCGGGACGGCCATTATGGACGGCGACGTCGAGGCCAACACCGAGCGGCTGACGACGGTCGACGCAGCACGGGCGAGCAGGGCGGGCGGAGACGCGAGCGAGGCGACGCGGACGAGCACCGAGCCGACAGATACGACACCGAGGAACACGGAGTCTACCCAATGA
- the trpB gene encoding tryptophan synthase subunit beta has protein sequence MTQQYADGKFGEYGGQYVPEALMPAIEELTDAYERYVLENEDGFMDEFRSRLRDFGGRPTPTQHAERLSERYDRDIYLKREDLLHGGAHKLNNALGQVLLAKYMGKERIVAETGAGQHGTATAMAAAHLDMPCEIYMGERDINRQRPNVFRMRLNGSAVNPVTTGRGTLKEAISETMRDWATNVEDTHYVIGSVVGPHPFPAMVRDFQAVISEEARRQLREKTGGLPDSVLACAGGGSNTMGTFANFVDDESVGLYAVEAGGSTLEVDEEAGVAPNSASLSTGEEGVLHGARTKILQDSDGQIMESHSVSAGLDYAGVGPELARLVDDRRVDAVNVDDDAALEAFHRLSQLEGIIPALETAHAFGYLEEHYEELGDVVVVNVSGRGDKDLETVIEETEKRDIEAAPSLAEFSGGI, from the coding sequence ATGACACAACAGTACGCGGACGGGAAGTTCGGCGAGTACGGCGGACAGTACGTGCCGGAGGCGTTGATGCCGGCGATCGAGGAGCTGACGGACGCCTACGAGCGGTACGTCTTAGAGAACGAGGACGGCTTTATGGACGAGTTCCGGAGCCGACTTCGGGATTTCGGCGGGCGACCGACGCCGACCCAGCACGCCGAGCGGCTCTCCGAGCGGTACGACCGCGACATCTACCTCAAGCGCGAGGACCTCCTGCACGGCGGCGCGCACAAACTCAACAACGCGCTCGGACAGGTCCTCCTGGCGAAGTACATGGGCAAGGAGCGCATCGTCGCCGAGACCGGCGCGGGCCAGCACGGCACCGCGACGGCGATGGCGGCCGCGCACCTGGATATGCCGTGTGAGATCTACATGGGCGAACGCGACATCAACCGCCAGCGACCCAACGTCTTCCGGATGCGGCTCAACGGCTCGGCGGTGAACCCCGTCACCACCGGCCGCGGCACGCTGAAGGAGGCCATCTCGGAGACGATGCGCGACTGGGCAACGAACGTCGAGGACACCCACTACGTCATCGGCTCGGTCGTCGGCCCCCACCCCTTCCCCGCGATGGTCAGGGACTTCCAGGCCGTGATCTCCGAGGAGGCCCGACGACAGCTACGGGAGAAGACCGGCGGGCTGCCCGACTCGGTGCTCGCCTGCGCCGGTGGCGGGTCGAACACGATGGGCACGTTCGCGAACTTCGTCGACGACGAGTCGGTGGGGCTGTACGCCGTCGAGGCCGGGGGCTCGACCCTCGAAGTCGACGAGGAAGCGGGCGTCGCGCCCAACTCGGCGTCGCTGTCGACGGGCGAGGAGGGCGTCCTCCACGGCGCACGGACGAAGATCCTCCAGGACTCTGACGGGCAGATTATGGAGAGCCACAGCGTCTCCGCCGGCCTCGACTACGCGGGCGTCGGTCCCGAACTCGCCCGCCTCGTCGACGACCGAAGGGTGGATGCGGTCAACGTCGACGACGACGCGGCGCTGGAAGCGTTCCACCGGCTCTCGCAGTTGGAGGGGATCATCCCCGCGCTCGAAACGGCGCACGCGTTCGGCTACCTCGAAGAGCACTACGAGGAACTCGGCGACGTCGTGGTGGTGAACGTCTCCGGTCGCGGCGACAAGGACCTCGAAACCGTCATCGAGGAGACCGAGAAGCGCGACATCGAAGCCGCGCCGTCGCTCGCAGAGTTCTCGGGGGGGATCTGA
- the trpA gene encoding tryptophan synthase subunit alpha: MASDPVRDSDLDAAFADGPAFVPYLAAGDPDYESSLEYVEALERGGADVIELGLPFSEPIAEGPTIQSAVVRSLEGGMTPDRFFEFVEDLSVDVPLVCMTYYNLIYQYGAEHGPRPFVERAAEVGLSGFVVPDLPAEEADPLREACDEFGLDLVFIVAPTTRGDRLERIMSQVSGYVYVQARLGVTGAQEDVSGQTEESLERLAGYDVPKAVGFGIKTGEHAERIVGAGADGIIVGSALVDIVAEGAEAGDPVEEVAARLESKARELKQGALRGYEQRVPQAEGK; this comes from the coding sequence ATGGCGTCTGATCCCGTTCGCGACTCCGACCTCGACGCCGCCTTCGCCGACGGCCCAGCGTTCGTCCCCTACCTCGCCGCCGGCGACCCCGACTACGAGTCCTCCCTCGAGTACGTCGAGGCGCTCGAACGCGGCGGCGCGGACGTCATCGAACTCGGCCTGCCCTTCTCGGAACCGATCGCTGAGGGCCCGACGATCCAGAGCGCCGTCGTGCGCTCGCTGGAGGGCGGGATGACGCCTGACCGGTTCTTCGAGTTCGTTGAGGACCTCTCGGTCGACGTGCCGTTAGTGTGTATGACGTACTACAATCTGATCTATCAATACGGAGCCGAACACGGGCCCCGACCGTTCGTCGAGCGCGCGGCCGAGGTCGGCCTGTCGGGCTTCGTCGTCCCCGACCTCCCCGCCGAGGAGGCCGACCCGCTCCGGGAGGCCTGCGACGAGTTCGGCCTCGACCTCGTGTTCATCGTCGCGCCGACGACTCGCGGCGACCGACTGGAGCGGATCATGTCGCAGGTGTCCGGCTACGTCTACGTGCAGGCCCGCCTGGGCGTCACCGGCGCGCAGGAGGACGTCTCCGGGCAGACCGAGGAGAGCCTCGAACGCCTCGCCGGCTACGACGTGCCGAAGGCCGTCGGCTTCGGGATCAAGACCGGCGAGCACGCCGAGCGGATCGTCGGGGCGGGCGCGGACGGCATCATCGTCGGGAGCGCGCTCGTGGACATCGTCGCCGAGGGCGCGGAGGCGGGCGACCCGGTCGAGGAGGTCGCTGCGCGCCTCGAATCGAAGGCCCGTGAGCTGAAGCAGGGTGCCCTCCGCGGGTACGAACAACGTGTGCCCCAAGCGGAAGGCAAATAA